In Prunus dulcis chromosome 1, ALMONDv2, whole genome shotgun sequence, the following are encoded in one genomic region:
- the LOC117618900 gene encoding uncharacterized protein LOC117618900, whose product MGSYSNTSIVQKPPRLSMGSLQRTISDISDELSSSSKEAIHAMQLPTISEVEDAKCECCGLCEECTNEYINRVRNQYSGKLICGLCAEAVKEEMEKNGGKREEAVNEHFSDCVKFNRLGRAYPVLYQAEAIKEILKKSSKIRAKSTGPRDKSVKKNNAITRSSSCIPAINREELSPKP is encoded by the coding sequence ATGGGTTCATACTCTAACACCAGCATTGTCCAAAAGCCACCCAGGCTTTCCATGGGAAGCCTTCAAAGAACCATTTCTGACATTTCAGATGAACTAAGCAGCAGCTCCAAAGAAGCCATTCATGCCATGCAGCTTCCAACTATCTCTGAGGTTGAGGATGCCAAGTGTGAGTGCTGTGGCTTGTGTGAAGAGTGCACCAACGAGTACATCAATCGCGTGCGAAACCAGTATTCGGGGAAGCTGATTTGTGGGTTGTGTGCAGAAGCTGTGAAGgaagagatggagaagaaTGGAGGCAAAAGAGAAGAGGCTGTCAATGAGCATTTCAGTGATTGTGTCAAGTTCAATAGGCTTGGCAGGGCATACCCTGTTTTGTACCAGGCGGAGGCCATCAAAGAGATCTTGAAAAAGAGTTCAAAAATTAGGGCCAAGTCTACAGGTCCTAGAGATAAGAGTGTTAAAAAGAATAATGCCATCACAAGGAGCTCCAGCTGCATTCCTGCGATTAATCGAGAAGAACTGAGCCCTAAACCCTGA
- the LOC117621109 gene encoding probably inactive leucine-rich repeat receptor-like protein kinase At2g25790 — protein sequence MCAFYVDAINFELMMMMKMARRRPHQTCLISCMFMFLFFFSNQTSALDDGDEHQLQLLLSFKASINDPLNFLSDWNKTTSSNNPCNWHGITCDNNTTIKTFELSGRNISGKLSSSIFHLSHIETIDLSNNQLAGQLPKDMFVGVSNSLRHLNLSNNNFTGVVPQGSVSSLEVLDLSNNMISGQIPDGIGSFSSLKFLDLGGNVLLGSIPSSISNMSSLEDLTLASNQLSGKIPTQLGQLKSLKWIYLGYNNLSGQIPEQIGNLVQLNHLDLVFNKLTGQIPVSLSNLTQLRYLFLYGNKLTGPVPQSLFGLEKLVSLDLSDNFLSGEISENVGQLQNLEILHLFSNNFKGIIPSALASLPRLQVLQLWSNKFSGEIPRRLGYRNNLTVLDLSTNSLTGKIPDKLCDSGRLFKLILFSNSLEGEIPRSFSSCKSLGRVRLQNNRLSGEISAEFTKLPLVYFLDISGNNLSGRIGERKWDMPSLQMLNIGRNGFFGNLPDNFGSEKLENLDLSENRFSGPISPSFGYLSELMQLKLSHNELSGPIPQQLSSCMKLVSLDLSHNRLTGTIPTSLSDMPVLGDLDLSENDISGEIPPNLGVIESLVQVNISHNKLHGTLPYTAAFLAINASAVAGNDLCGSDTTTSGLPPCKRVKRNPTWWFVVTCSLVALMGFGVAAYVFVIMRRRNDLKVKTVEGEGGIWELQFFDSKVSRSVTIHDIFSAAKQGNVIAMGKTGISYRGESVLNGMQFVVKEDTMNSIPPSFRCKMVEFGRLRHPNVIKLIGICHSQKGAYVLYEYCEGKVLSQVLRDLSWEQRRKIALGIARALRFLHCRSSPSVVAGHVSPEKVIVDAKDEPRIRLSLPGMVQPDSKGFIASSYIAPEAKEGKGITEKSDIYGFGLVLIELLTGKGPADTEFGAHKSIVEWARYCYSDCHLDVWTDPKIRGHVSSNQNEIVETMNLALHCTAGDPTARPCADELYKTLDSIMRTSSCVSSLKVSSPF from the exons aTGTG TGCTTTTTACGTGGATGCTATAAACTTTgagctgatgatgatgatgaagatggcCAGGAGACGACCTCATCAAACATGTCTCATTTCCTGCATGTTCatgttcttgttcttcttctcaaaTCAAACATCTGCTTTGGACGATGGCGATGAGCATCAACTTCAGCTTCTCTTGTCCTTCAAAGCCTCCATCAACGACCCTCTAAACTTCCTCTCAGACTGGAACAAGACCACCTCGTCCAACAATCCATGCAATTGGCATGGCATCACCTGCGACAACAACACCACCATCAAAACCTTCGAGCTCTCCGGAAGAAACATCTCCGGCAAACTGTCGTCCTCGATCTTCCACTTGTCCCACATCGAAACCATCGACCTCTCGAACAACCAACTGGCAGGGCAGCTTCCTAAGGACATGTTCGTCGGTGTGTCTAATTCGCTTCGGCATCTCAACCTCAGCAACAACAACTTCACCGGGGTCGTGCCGCAAGGCTCGGTCTCATCTTTAGAGGTACTAGACTTGTCCAACAACATGATTTCAGGGCAAATCCCGGACGGCATCGGATCCTTTTCGAGCTTGAAGTTTCTTGATCTGGGAGGAAATGTTTTGCTGGGGAGCATCCCAAGTTCTATATCAAACATGTCTAGCTTGGAGGACTTAACCTTGGCCTCAAACCAACTGTCCGGAAAAATTCCAACCCAACTAGGCCAGCTAAAGAGCTTGAAGTGGATCTACTTGGGCTACAACAATCTCTCTGGACAAATCCCAGAACAGATTGGCAACCTTGTTCAACTGAATCATCTCGATCTTGTGTTCAACAAGCTCACAGGCCAAATCCCAGTGTCTCTTAGCAACCTCACTCAACTTCGGTACCTTTTTCTCTACGGAAACAAGCTCACAGGCCCTGTTCCACAGTCCTTGTTCGGGCTTGAGAAGCTCGTTTCTCTTGACCTAAGTGATAATTTTCTTTCGGGTGAGATTTCTGAAAATGTTGGTCAACTTCAAAACTTGGAAATTCTTCACCTTTTTTCCAACAACTTCAAGGGAATAATTCCCAGCGCTTTGGCTTCTCTGCCTCGGCTTCAAGTCCTTCAGTTATGGTCAAACAAGTTCTCTGGTGAAATCCCGAGACGTCTTGGATACCGAAACAACCTCACTGTCTTGGACCTTTCCACGAACAGTCTCACAGGGAAAATACCCGATAAGCTATGCGACTCGGGTCGGCTTTTCAAGCTCATCCTCTTCTCCAATTCGCTCGAAGGCGAAATCCCACGAAGCTTCTCTTCTTGCAAGAGCTTGGGCCGAGTCAGACTCCAGAACAACCGGCTTTCCGGGGAGATATCGGCCGAGTTCACCAAACTCCCGCTTGTCTACTTCTTGGATATTTCGGGAAACAATCTCTCCGGCAGAATCGGTGAAAGAAAGTGGGACATGCCCTCACTTCAAATGCTAAATATCGGGAGAAATGGATTTTTCGGGAACTTGCCGGATAATTTTGGAAGCGAAAAGCTGGAGAACTTGGACTTGTCAGAAAATCGGTTTTCGGGGCCTATCTCGCCGAGTTTTGGGTACTTATCGGAGCTAATGCAATTGAAACTTTCTCACAACGAGCTCTCCGGTCCCATCCCGCAACAGTTATCTTCATGCATGAAACTCGTGAGTCTCGACCTCAGCCACAATCGCCTCACCGGTACGATTCCAACCAGTCTTTCGGATATGCCGGTTCTCGGGGACCTTGACTTGTCCGAAAACGATATTTCCGGCGAGATTCCGCCCAATTTGGGCGTTATAGAATCACTCGTCCAAGTAAATATTTCTCACAACAAACTCCACGGGACGTTGCCGTACACTGCGGCGTTTCTGGCCATAAACGCGAGCGCGGTGGCCGGTAACGACCTCTGCGGCAGTGACACCACCACAAGTGGTCTACCGCCGTGCAAGAGAGTTAAGAGAAACCCAACTTGGTGGTTTGTGGTCACTTGTTCTCTTGTTGCTCTAATGGGTTTTGGTGTTGCCGCTTATGTGTTTGTTATAATGCGGAGGAGAAACGATTTGAAGGTAAAAACAGTGGAGGGCGAAGGTGGGATTTGGGAACTGCAGTTTTTTGATTCAAAGGTCTCGAGATCAGTCACAATTCATGATATTTTCTCGGCAGCCAAACAGGGTAATGTCATTGCAATGGGAAAGACTGGGATTTCGTACAGAGGAGAGTCGGTTTTGAATGGCATGCAATTTGTGGTTAAAGAAGATACCATGAATTCAATTCCACCTAGCTTTCGGTGTAAGATGGTTGAGTTTGGGAGGCTTCGGCACCCCAATGTGATCAAATTGATCGGAATATGCCACTCCCAAAAGGGTGCATATGTGCTTTATGAGTATTGTGAAGGCAAAGTACTGAGCCAAGTTCTGAGGGATTTGAGCTGGGAACAGCGCCGGAAAATTGCCCTTGGGATTGCAAGAGCTCTACGCTTCTTGCATTGTCGTAGCTCCCCAAGTGTTGTTGCGGGTCATGTGTCGCCGGAGAAGGTCATCGTAGATGCGAAAGATGAGCCTCGGATTCGATTGAGTCTACCCGGAATGGTTCAACCGGACTCCAAGGGGTTCATTGCTTCTTCATACATTGCTCCAG AAGCTAAAGAAGGCAAAGGCATCACAGAGAAGAGTGACATCTATGGATTTGGGCTTGTCCTGATCGAACTGCTCACCGGAAAAGGACCCGCCGACACGGAATTTGGCGCGCACAAGAGCATTGTAGAGTGGGCTAGGTATTGCTACTCCGACTGTCATCTTGATGTGTGGACAGACCCCAAGATTAGAGGACACGTGTCGAGCAACCAGAACGAGATTGTAGAAACCATGAACCTAGCCCTTCACTGCACTGCTGGGGACCCCACCGCAAGACCATGCGCGGATGAACTGTAtaaaaccctagactctattATGAGGACAAGTTCTTGTGTTTCTAGCCTAAAAGTTTCTTCacctttttga
- the LOC117614898 gene encoding homeobox-leucine zipper protein ATHB-8, producing MMAVTSACKDGGMKMQMDNGKYVRYTPEQVEALERLYHECPKPSSMRRQQLIRECPILSNIEPKQIKVWFQNRRCREKQRKEASRLQTVNRKLTAMNKLLMEENDRLQKQVSQLVYENSYFRQQTQNTNLATTDTSCESVVTSGQHHLTPQHPPRDASPAGLLSIAEETLAEFLSKATGTAVEWVQMPGMKPGPDSIGIVAISHGCTGVAARACGLVGLEPTRVAEILKDRPSWFRNCRSVDVLNVLSTGNGGTIELLYMQLYAPTTLAPARDFWLLRYTSVLEDGSLVVCERSLNNTQNGPSMPPVQNFVRAEMLPSGYLIRPCEGGGSIIHIVDHMDLEPWSVPEVLRPLYESSTLLAQKTTMAALRNLRQITQEVSQPNAAGWGRRPAALRALSQRLSKGFNEAVNGFTDEGWSILESDGVDDVTLLVNSSPGKMMGANLYANGVPSMSNAVLCAKASMLLQNVPPAILLRFLREHRSEWADRSIDAYSAAAIKPGPCGLLGSRAGSFGDQVIHPLAHTIEHEEFMEVIKIENMGHYREDMIMPAADIFLLQLCSGVDENSVGTCAELVFAPIDASFSDDGPILPSGFRIIPLDSRMDAPSPNRTLDLASALEVGPAGSRASGDNAGHSGNTKSVMTIAFQFAFEIHLQDNVASMARQYVRSIIASVQRVALALSPSRFGSNSGFRPPPGTPEAQTLAGWICQSYRCYLGGDLLKSEGSESILKSLWHHSDAILCCSLKALPVFTFANQAGLDMLETTLVALQDITLEKIFDDNGRKTLFSEFPQIMQQGFMCLQGGICMSSMGRPISYERAVAWKVLNEEETAHCICFMFINWSFV from the exons ATGATGGCGGTGACGTCAGCCTGCAAAGATGGTGGGATGAAGATGCAAATGGACAATGGCAAGTACGTAAGGTACACACCAGAGCAAGTTGAAGCTTTAGAGAGGTTGTACCATGAGTGCCCAAAGCCCAGTTCTATGCGTCGCCAGCAGCTCATTCGCGAGTGCCCTATTCTCTCCAACATCGAGCCTAAGCAGATCAAAGTCTGGTTCCAGAACCGCAG ATgcagagagaaacagaggaaaGAGGCGTCTAGATTGCAAACTGTGAATAGGAAGCTGACCGCAATGAACAAGCTTCTGATGGAGGAGAATGATAGGCTGCAAAAGCAGGTGTCTCAGCTCGTCTATGAGAACAGCTATTTCCGCCAGCAGACACAGAAT ACGAACCTTGCCACCACAGACACAAGTTGTGAGTCGGTGGTGACTAGTGGTCAACACCATTTGACCCCTCAGCATCCACCAAGGGATGCCAGCCCTGCAGG ACTTTTGTCCATTGCAGAGGAAACTTTAGCAGAGTTTTTATCAAAGGCTACTGGAACTGCTGTGGAGTGGGTCCAAATGCCTGGGATGAAG CCTGGTCCGGATTCCATTGGAATCGTTGCTATTTCTCACGGTTGCACTGGTGTGGCGGCACGTGCATGCGGCCTTGTGGGTTTAGAGCCAACAAGA GTCGCTGAAATCCTTAAAGATCGGCCTTCGTGGTTTCGAAATTGCCGATCTGTGGATGTGCTAAATGTGTTGTCCACTGGCAATGGTGGAACCATTGAACTGCTTTACATGCAG CTCTATGCACCCACAACTTTGGCACCAGCTCGAGACTTCTGGTTGCTGCGCTACACGTCTGTTTTGGAAGATGGTAGCCTTGTG GTTTGTGAAAGGTCACTTAACAACACTCAGAATGGTCCAAGCATGCCACCAGTGCAGAATTTTGTGAGAGCAGAAATGCTGCCAAGTGGGTATCTAATTAGACCTTGTGAAGGTGGTGGGTCAATCATCCACATTGTTGATCATATGGATTTGGAG CCTTGGAGTGTACCTGAAGTCTTGCGCCCACTTTATGAGTCTTCAACACTTCTTGCTCAGAAGACAACGATGGCG GCCTTACGCAACTTGAGGCAGATTACGCAAGAAGTTTCTCAGCCTAATGCTGCTGGCTGGGGGAGAAGGCCTGCAGCTCTACGTGCTCTTAGTCAGAGATTGAGCAA GGGCTTCAATGAAGCAGTTAATGGGTTTACAGATGAGGGGTGGTCTATTTTAGAAAGTGATGGTGTTGATGATGTTACCCTTCTTGTGAACTCGTCCCCGGGAAAGATGATGGGTGCAAATCTTTATGCCAATGGAGTTCCATCAATGAGCAATGCTGTGTTATGTGCCAAAGCTTCCATGTTACTCCAA AACGTGCCTCCAGCCATTCTTCTTAGATTCTTGCGAGAACACCGATCGGAGTGGGCTGACAGAAGTATTGATGCTTATTCAGCTGCTGCTATTAAACCTGGTCCCTGTGGCCTACTAGGGtctcgagctggaagttttgGAGATCAAGTTATTCATCCACTGGCTCACACAATTGAGCATGAAGAG TTCATGGAGGTCATTAAGATCGAGAACATGGGCCACTATCGAGAAGACATGATTATGCCTGCAGCTGACATTTTCCTCTTGCAA CTATGCAGTGGAGTGGATGAGAATTCGGTCGGGACCTGCGCTGAACTTGTCTTTGCTCCCATTGATGCTTCATTTTCTGATGATGGTCCAATTCTACCTTCTGGTTTTCGGATCATTCCTCTTGATTCTCGGATG GATGCCCCCAGTCCAAACCGTACACTTGATCTTGCCTCTGCTCTTGAAGTTGGACCCGCAGGAAGCAGAGCATCTGGTGATAATGCAGGTCACTCTGGAAACACAAAATCTGTGATGACCATAGCATTCCaatttgcatttgaaattcaccTTCAAGACAATGTAGCTTCCATGGCTCGCCAGTATGTCCGCAGTATTATTGCATCAGTACAGAGGGTAGCACTGGCTCTCTCCCCTTCTCGTTTTGGTTCTAATTCTGGTTTCCGGCCACCACCTGGCACTCCTGAAGCACAAACACTGGCTGGTTGGATCTGTCAGAGCTATAG GTGCTATCTGGGAGGAGACTTGCTAAAAAGTGAAGGAAGTGAGTCCATTCTCAAATCTCTTTGGCATCACTCGGATGCTATCTTATGCTGCTCTTTGAAG GCATTGCCAGTTTTCACATTCGCAAACCAGGCAGGCCTTGACATGCTCGAGACGACGTTAGTTGCACTTCAGGATATTACACTGGAAAAGATTTTTGATGACAATGGAAGGAAGACCCTATTCTCTGAGTTCCCACAGATAATGCAGCAG GGTTTTATGTGTCTTCAAGGTGGCATATGCATGTCAAGCATGGGAAGGCCAATCTCCTATGAGAGGGCAGTGGCATGGAAGGTgttgaatgaagaagaaactgCTCACTGCATCTGCTTCATGTTCATCAACTGGTCATTTGTCTGA
- the LOC117614493 gene encoding thioredoxin-related transmembrane protein 2 produces MDKKQSKPMELLNTMVSEPYYLLHFLAFFSYFVFRTSVVQVLNTHITDRLLHREIQAALAFGLLTAIKIVREETWEGYIADTIFFAKIFVIGLTLIVDYHLTLWYIVVFTVIYIFTQQPAFQKLGTSSKLTPLQLESLLTEGSTSRLWLVEFRAAYSPACIRSSRCFPELSITYSNKNFSFGIVDLGLFPNAAGYFGISVSGSMSQLPTYVLFSHGAEVARYPELDFQAKPFGPPITKRFLSRYFKLDRHLLEYINGK; encoded by the exons ATGGACAAGAAGCAGAGCAAGCCAATGGAGCTTTTGAATACgatggtatcagagccgtaCTATCTGCTCCATTTCTTGGCTTTCTTCTCCTACTTTGTCTTCCGGACCTCCGTAGTCCAAGTCCTCAATACCCACATCACCGATCGCCTCCTTCATCGA GAAATTCAAGCGGCTTTGGCATTTGGGCTCTTGACTGCCATCAAG ATAGTGAGGGAAGAAACTTGGGAAGGATATATTGCTGATACGATCTTCTTTGCAAAG atttttgtTATTGGTCTTACTTTGATAGTGGATTACCACTTGACTCTCTGGTACATAGTGGTTTTTACAG TAATATACATTTTCACACAACAACCTGCCTTTCAAAAATTAG GCACTTCTAGTAAATTAACACCATTGCAGTTGGAAAGCTTGCTGACTGAAGGGAGCACATCAAGACTTTGGCTG GTTGAATTTCGGGCCGCATATTCTCCTGCTTGCATACGCTCAAGTCGGTGCTTTCCTGAGCTCTCAATTAC ATATTCCAAcaaaaatttctcttttggaATAGTTGACCTCGGACTCTTCCCAAATGCTGCAGGGTATTTTGGAATATCTGTCTCTG GGAGCATGAGCCAACTTCCTACATATGTCTTATTCTCGCATGGAGCTGAAGTTGCGCGCTATCCAGAACTAGATTTTCAAGCAAAACCTTTTGGTCCTCCCATAACTAAG AGATTTCTTTCCAGGTACTTCAAGCTTGATCGGCACCTTCTGGAGTATATAAATGGTAAATAG
- the LOC117614806 gene encoding GATA transcription factor 12-like, whose protein sequence is MEAPEYFQNSFCPQFTSEKRHSFDNNNNKATNGGGGGGDHFMVEDLLDFSNDDAVITDGGATFDNVTGNSTDSSTITVIDSCNSSSLSGSEPNVIPDIGSRNIVEGPFSSDLCVPYDDLAELEWLSNFVEESFSSEDLQKLQLISGMKARPDEAASETRQFQPEPNRNDNAHNTTTTTTNNNPIFNPDVSVPAKARSKRSRAAPCNWTSRLLLLSQPTSSSEQSEVVSGAPESPLPPPSTAGKKTVKSVPKKKESPEGPGGGPGDGRKCLHCATDKTPQWRTGPMGPKTLCNACGVRYKSGRLVPEYRPASSPTFVLTKHSNSHRKVLELRRQKEMVRAQQQFIHQVPPQQHHHHHHHHHHQNMVFDVSNGGDYLIHQHMGPDFRQLI, encoded by the exons ATGGAAGCTCCTGAGTATTTTCAGAACAGTTTCTGTCCACAATTCACATCGGAAAAGCGCCACTCTTTCgacaataataacaataagGCCACCAatggtggtggcggtggcgggGACCATTTCATGGTGGAGGACCTTCTCGACTTTTCCAATGACGACGCGGTGATAACTGACGGTGGTGCTACTTTTGATAATGTCACCGGAAACTCCACTGACTCTTCCACCATCACCGTCATCGATAGCTGCAATTCTTCTTCCTTATCGGGCTCCGAACCCAATGTCATCCCCGATATCGGGTCCAGAAATATCGTCGAAGGCCCATTCTCCAGTGACCTCTGCGTCCCG TACGACGATTTAGCTGAGCTCGAATGGCTTTCGAATTTCGTGGAGGAGTCGTTTTCCAGCGAGGACCTGCAGAAGCTGCAGTTGATATCAGGAATGAAAGCTCGACCTGACGAGGCAGCTTCCGAGACCCGACAATTCCAACCTGAACCCAACCGAAACGACAACGCAcacaacaccaccaccaccaccaccaacaacaacCCGATATTCAACCCGGACGTTTCGGTACCCGCCAAGGCCAGAAGCAAACGGTCCCGGGCCGCCCCATGCAACTGGACCTCTcgcctcctcctcctttcCCAGCCGACCTCATCCTCGGAGCAATCCGAAGTCGTTTCAGGTGCGCCGGAGTCTCCGTTACCGCCACCTTCAACCGCCGGGAAGAAAACGGTGAAGTCAGTGCCGAAGAAGAAGGAAAGCCCAGAGGGTCCAGGAGGGGGGCCTGGGGACGGCCGGAAGTGCCTGCATTGTGCGACGGACAAGACGCCGCAGTGGCGAACGGGGCCTATGGGTCCGAAGACGCTGTGCAACGCGTGTGGGGTCCGATACAAGTCAGGTCGGCTCGTACCCGAGTACCGACCCGCCTCGAGCCCGACGTTCGTACTGACGAAGCACTCTAACTCGCACCGCAAGGTTTTGGAGCTTCGGCGCCAAAAGGAGATGGTGAGGGCACAACAGCAGTTTATTCACCAAGTACCGCCACAACaacatcaccaccaccatcaccatcatcaccatcagAACATGGTTTTCGATGTATCCAATGGTGGAGATTACTTGATTCACCAACACATGGGGCCTGACTTCCGGCAGCTGATCTAG